A genome region from Phocoena sinus isolate mPhoSin1 chromosome 16, mPhoSin1.pri, whole genome shotgun sequence includes the following:
- the SMNDC1 gene encoding survival of motor neuron-related-splicing factor 30 isoform X1 — MSEDLAKQLASYKAQLQQVEAALSGNGENEDLLKLKKDLQEVIELTKDLLSTQPSETLASSDNFASTQPTHSWKVGDKCMAIWSEDGQCYEAEIEEIDEENGTAAITFAGYGNAEVTPLLNLKPVEEGRKAKEDSGNKPMSKKEMIAQQREYKKKKALKKAQRIKELEQEREDQKVKWQQFNNRAYSKNKKGQVKRSIFASPESVTGKVGVGTCGIADKPMTQYQDTSKYNVRHLMPQ; from the exons atgtcAGAGGATCTAGCAAAGCAACTGGCAAGCTACAAAGCTCAACTCCAGCAAGTTGAAGCTGCGCTGTCTGGAAATGGAGAAAACGAAGATTtgctaaaattaaagaaagatttgCAA gaagtTATAGAACTAACCAAAGACCTTCTGTCAACTCAACCTTCTGAAACGCTGGCAAGTTCAGACAATTTTGCTTCTACTCAGCCCACTCATTCATGGAAAGTAGGAGACAAGTGTATGGCAATCTGGAGTGAAGATGGACA GTGTTATGAAGCGGAGATTGAGGAGATAGATGAAGAAAACGGCACCGCTGCAATCACTTTTGCTGGCTATGGCAATGCTGAAGTGACTCCACTGTTGAACCTCAAGCCtgtagaagaaggaaggaaggcaaaggAGGACAGTGGCAACAAACCCATGTCAAA aaaagaaatgattgCCCAGCAGCGtgaatataaaaagaagaaagctttGAAAAAAGCACAGAGAATAAAAGAACTTGAACAAGAAAGAGAGGACCAGAAGGTGAAATGGCAGCAGTTCAACAACAGAGcctattctaaaaacaaaaaaggccag GTAAAGAGGAGTATTTTTGCTTCACCTGAGAGTGTAACTGGCAAAGTTGGAGTAGGAACTTGTGGAATTGCTGATAAACCTATGACACAGTATCAAGATACCTCTAAATACAATGTTAGGCATTTGATGCCTCAATAA
- the SMNDC1 gene encoding survival of motor neuron-related-splicing factor 30 isoform X2 produces the protein MEVIELTKDLLSTQPSETLASSDNFASTQPTHSWKVGDKCMAIWSEDGQCYEAEIEEIDEENGTAAITFAGYGNAEVTPLLNLKPVEEGRKAKEDSGNKPMSKKEMIAQQREYKKKKALKKAQRIKELEQEREDQKVKWQQFNNRAYSKNKKGQVKRSIFASPESVTGKVGVGTCGIADKPMTQYQDTSKYNVRHLMPQ, from the exons ATG gaagtTATAGAACTAACCAAAGACCTTCTGTCAACTCAACCTTCTGAAACGCTGGCAAGTTCAGACAATTTTGCTTCTACTCAGCCCACTCATTCATGGAAAGTAGGAGACAAGTGTATGGCAATCTGGAGTGAAGATGGACA GTGTTATGAAGCGGAGATTGAGGAGATAGATGAAGAAAACGGCACCGCTGCAATCACTTTTGCTGGCTATGGCAATGCTGAAGTGACTCCACTGTTGAACCTCAAGCCtgtagaagaaggaaggaaggcaaaggAGGACAGTGGCAACAAACCCATGTCAAA aaaagaaatgattgCCCAGCAGCGtgaatataaaaagaagaaagctttGAAAAAAGCACAGAGAATAAAAGAACTTGAACAAGAAAGAGAGGACCAGAAGGTGAAATGGCAGCAGTTCAACAACAGAGcctattctaaaaacaaaaaaggccag GTAAAGAGGAGTATTTTTGCTTCACCTGAGAGTGTAACTGGCAAAGTTGGAGTAGGAACTTGTGGAATTGCTGATAAACCTATGACACAGTATCAAGATACCTCTAAATACAATGTTAGGCATTTGATGCCTCAATAA